A genomic stretch from Desulfofalx alkaliphila DSM 12257 includes:
- the aroH gene encoding chorismate mutase codes for MVMRGIRGAITVDKNNSDLIIDGTKELLKEIVKQNNLQTEDICSVLFTITKDLNAEFPALAAREMGWNTVPLLCALEPDISGALPRCIRVLIHVNTRLKQNQMKHVYLRDAVILRPDLANQKILR; via the coding sequence TGATGAGAGGAATTCGTGGTGCAATCACTGTGGATAAAAACAACTCCGACCTTATTATTGATGGAACCAAAGAACTGCTTAAGGAAATAGTAAAACAAAACAACTTGCAAACAGAAGATATTTGCAGTGTATTATTCACAATAACAAAGGACTTAAACGCAGAGTTTCCTGCCCTTGCTGCGCGGGAAATGGGATGGAATACCGTGCCCTTGCTGTGCGCCTTAGAACCGGATATTTCCGGAGCTTTACCCCGCTGTATTAGGGTGCTTATTCATGTAAACACAAGGCTAAAACAAAATCAAATGAAGCATGTCTATTTAAGGGACGCAGTTATATTAAGGCCCGATCTGGCAAATCAGAAAATTTTGCGTTAA